One stretch of Nitrosococcus watsonii C-113 DNA includes these proteins:
- a CDS encoding IS1 family transposase produces the protein MAFYIGDCSQDSAHQVWLRLPTSYRQQATFITDNNGEAYRGIIPTAQHQICPNGSGQTNAIERFNCTLPQRVSRLVRQTLLFSKKLANHIGAIKFFICHYNQEVIR, from the coding sequence GTGGCCTTCTATATCGGCGACTGCTCACAGGACAGTGCCCATCAGGTGTGGCTACGTCTTCCGACAAGCTATCGTCAACAAGCTACCTTTATCACTGACAATAATGGGGAGGCCTATCGGGGCATTATTCCTACAGCGCAGCATCAAATTTGTCCCAACGGCTCGGGGCAAACTAATGCCATCGAACGGTTTAACTGCACCTTGCCCCAGCGCGTCTCGCGCTTGGTTCGTCAAACCCTGTTATTTTCGAAAAAACTGGCTAATCATATCGGTGCAATCAAATTCTTTATTTGTCATTACAACCAAGAAGTCATACGATAA